A single Vicinamibacterales bacterium DNA region contains:
- a CDS encoding translocation/assembly module TamB domain-containing protein produces the protein MTVRKALIVVAAVAVGAILAALLAIHTPWARGRALAWATGFLVRYDLTLSANALGYNAITRRITLTDVRLAAKGHEDRPFLVANRIQVKLPWIAYRGRFAIDHLEIDNGIVDIFRDANDVVNLPPGSTAPTPETPRRLDIRGLTLHALDVQYTDMVRNWGVKVPQIESALVDSALGAEGAFAVRGPLAVRLRDRTMTIAPFETVMTFDGSNVSLKDARLVSSELNAFLSGPISRVLDSPSLDLSLKGTVDLENAARWVPPPPVPVSGVAAIEGTVKGPARNFVTALQVTSSTLAVGRARQLRLTGPVLVTFESFSGSRLAIAPPSGGEILADFNVPWGRTAISKADAAWKGVDAQTALDIADVSPQAIGGSFDGHGTFAFGEPRRFEITNRSTGRAGRDLVPMTGTIRATIVGDDYQYDHNHRFPGFDFEGRMSGRINRGTALLSTMTGPAHARVSDVAEASRSLATLGFPVPEIAGDVHGAVDMPMTLAGSYRLPEIDTQVAGDAVEMPIIGRVRASAHVVADTMRADITAVDLRRGTASITGQAVANITDRLWTGSFTVDAPRAEELQADLPEAWRVTGPMRATATLGGTFDVYTLDTVITGSALTWAGQPIDKATAKAMVTAEAIDVTSLALSQGPGYLDGRVRYAWESGAYDATFKGDRLSWQGTVLSPNDTQAMFAVQFAGAGTTAQPRGHASVDFSLTGGKAGTLIGAGDLTADLMGDQARVVARLPSIGALVNADIATASPYDYRATAVLDRLELARLAPLVDAVQAEVLGFASGSVTASGRLADSRDRVAVVNLTQLDAGVGGVPVSLNAPASLAWRGDDVTVKDLNVRLGSGRLIASGEWNPRLDGTFQGQFTGDFQDAIRMGRAFGVPVTFDGTGAMNVDLRSNGTRAGTSTTLTLKNGTFNWGGGSPVVTNLNVEGALRGESLTVSRITGDVASGGVVGSFSASARAAVPVLDLSAIAGELTVDAAKFTFSGIPVEQQRPSRVEFARGALAVADVSWTVANNPFAIDGSVGFAAEDPPLNLSVQGLVDLRVLSAFISTLGFDGNANVTALIEGTMSRPLLDGEVMLQDAEIAVADPRLTLSELNGPILLDGQRVVFDGVRGLANGGAIALDGTLLLEGLAVVDGDVSIQAQGVAIELVRGLRSEVDALVTYRPDPKAPSITGDIRVLQSSYTDTITLAALARRATLPVSPTVQRPYLDRIHLNLAVTTADDVIVDNNYGRFEAGANVRIVGTVAAPGMDGRITLREGGEIFLGGRTFRITRGDISFADLRRVRPEFNIAAAARLGGEDVTMTLTGTLERPSIDLTSEGGSRTPDDLAALIVGETNTETAVALLSADLLGVTGRALGLDTFRVERGAFEDRDFRDDPTLVGINRTDPTTRLTLAKRLSDQVEFAVSQNLRESGKTTVIVSYFPTRTIEVRALSRDNATASLGIRHQVDFGGGPSHSPAERRVRPEVSAITFTGVTPAVEQEVRGQISLDPGDDFDFLVLQRDVDRLRDHFKAQGYFEARIRTHRVEEPQANTVALEYRIDRGPRTMLEITGTTVPPDVVSELEEAWHRNAFDQFLIDDLTHRVRRFLVGTNELGSVVVGTVDRPAPGTKRLRIEVTAGVSVSGREIRFIGNREMAGDRLLGEIVAEGLEVEAWLDRRVVERKLLVVYNEAGFLKARVDGGPLTIDGEVGVLPITIVEGPRAQVSDLRFAGVPAARLPMVQKAADLQPPVPYLATVVNDARVRVERQYRHLGFNAADVEIVPTVADDDTVALTFAITEGPQQVLRDVETSGLEVTRGHVLTEALRFELGKPVDPDEWALARKRLYDTNVFRIVDIQAVPAGEPVNGVQPVTARVAVEEFPTWTFRYGLQLESERQAELDEFTSTRNGGIVVELKNPNLFGRALTLGAFGMYQYDRNDASLFLATSRLFGWRARSTLYGYLSRDRLRDDAGTEVLAIAARQGISADQRWRMRGAQIVYGYRFERGRTYDPDPGNDPLPLDFVSNLAAFTVAGLIDRRDDPLNSRTGTFTSLSFEQASTWLGSDVSNRKVLAQQYAFFPVGGIVLASRVQVGKKFGADDLLPNDRFRAGGATTVRGYGEDGLGPRDFVGLPAGGEMLLVLNQEARFPIYRFVHGVGFVDAGSVAGKDETIGWRSLKVGYGVGVRFVTPVGLLRVDFGIPNSRVSTLSSREPNSLRGGRWYFGIGHIF, from the coding sequence GTGACGGTTCGAAAGGCGCTGATCGTGGTCGCAGCGGTCGCTGTGGGTGCGATTCTGGCCGCCTTGCTGGCCATTCACACCCCCTGGGCGCGCGGCCGCGCACTGGCCTGGGCCACCGGTTTCCTGGTTCGCTACGACCTCACCCTCAGCGCGAACGCGCTCGGCTATAACGCCATCACCCGGCGGATTACGCTCACCGACGTGCGCCTGGCGGCGAAGGGCCACGAAGACCGTCCCTTCCTGGTCGCCAATCGCATTCAAGTGAAGCTCCCGTGGATCGCTTACCGCGGCCGCTTCGCGATCGACCACCTCGAAATCGACAACGGCATCGTTGACATCTTCCGCGACGCCAACGACGTGGTGAACCTGCCGCCGGGCTCGACGGCGCCGACGCCGGAGACCCCGCGCCGCCTGGACATCCGCGGCCTCACGCTCCACGCGCTCGACGTGCAGTACACGGACATGGTCCGCAACTGGGGCGTCAAGGTTCCGCAGATCGAGTCGGCACTCGTCGATTCGGCCCTCGGCGCGGAGGGCGCCTTCGCCGTGCGCGGGCCGCTCGCCGTTCGCCTCCGCGATCGCACCATGACCATCGCGCCCTTCGAAACGGTGATGACGTTCGACGGATCGAACGTCTCGCTGAAGGACGCGCGGCTGGTGTCGTCCGAGCTCAACGCGTTTCTCAGCGGACCGATCAGCCGCGTGCTCGATTCACCGAGCCTCGATCTCTCGCTCAAGGGCACCGTTGATCTCGAGAACGCGGCGCGGTGGGTGCCGCCGCCACCGGTGCCGGTCAGCGGCGTCGCGGCAATTGAAGGCACCGTCAAGGGGCCGGCGCGCAACTTCGTGACCGCACTGCAGGTGACGAGCAGCACGCTCGCCGTCGGCCGTGCGCGGCAATTGCGGCTCACCGGTCCCGTGCTGGTGACCTTCGAGTCGTTCTCCGGGAGCCGGCTGGCAATTGCGCCGCCATCGGGCGGCGAGATTCTCGCCGACTTCAACGTGCCGTGGGGCCGCACCGCCATCAGCAAGGCCGACGCCGCCTGGAAGGGAGTCGACGCGCAGACCGCGCTCGATATTGCCGACGTGTCCCCGCAGGCGATCGGTGGCAGTTTCGACGGCCACGGCACCTTCGCGTTCGGCGAGCCGCGGCGCTTCGAGATCACCAATCGCTCGACCGGCCGCGCCGGCCGCGACCTCGTGCCGATGACCGGGACCATTCGCGCGACCATCGTCGGCGACGACTATCAATACGATCACAACCATCGTTTCCCGGGATTCGACTTCGAAGGCCGCATGTCCGGCCGGATCAACCGCGGGACGGCGCTGCTCTCGACGATGACGGGACCGGCGCATGCGCGCGTGAGTGATGTGGCCGAAGCGTCGCGAAGCCTGGCCACGCTGGGGTTCCCGGTGCCGGAGATCGCCGGCGACGTGCACGGCGCCGTGGACATGCCGATGACCCTGGCTGGCTCGTATCGCCTGCCCGAGATCGACACTCAGGTGGCGGGAGACGCGGTCGAGATGCCGATCATCGGCCGCGTGCGGGCCTCGGCCCATGTCGTCGCCGACACCATGCGCGCCGACATCACGGCGGTCGACCTCCGGCGTGGGACCGCCTCAATCACGGGCCAGGCGGTGGCCAACATTACCGATCGCTTGTGGACCGGCAGCTTCACGGTTGACGCTCCGCGCGCCGAGGAACTGCAAGCCGATCTCCCCGAGGCGTGGCGCGTCACCGGCCCGATGCGCGCCACGGCGACGCTCGGCGGCACCTTCGACGTCTACACACTCGATACCGTAATCACCGGGTCGGCGCTCACCTGGGCCGGCCAGCCGATCGACAAGGCCACGGCCAAGGCCATGGTGACGGCCGAGGCGATCGACGTCACGTCGCTCGCACTCTCGCAAGGCCCCGGCTATCTCGATGGCCGCGTCCGCTACGCATGGGAGAGCGGCGCCTACGACGCCACCTTCAAGGGCGACCGGTTGTCATGGCAAGGCACCGTGCTGTCACCGAATGACACGCAGGCGATGTTCGCGGTGCAGTTCGCCGGCGCCGGCACTACGGCGCAACCGCGGGGCCACGCGAGCGTGGACTTCTCCCTGACCGGCGGCAAGGCCGGCACCCTCATCGGTGCCGGTGACCTGACCGCGGACCTGATGGGTGACCAGGCGCGCGTGGTGGCGCGCCTGCCGTCGATTGGCGCGCTCGTGAACGCCGACATCGCGACCGCATCCCCGTACGACTATCGGGCCACGGCGGTGCTCGACCGTCTCGAACTGGCGCGGCTCGCGCCGCTGGTCGATGCGGTCCAAGCCGAGGTCCTGGGCTTCGCCAGCGGCAGCGTCACCGCTTCCGGCCGCCTCGCCGACAGCCGCGACCGCGTCGCCGTCGTCAACCTCACCCAACTCGATGCCGGCGTCGGCGGCGTGCCGGTGTCGCTGAACGCGCCGGCGAGCCTGGCCTGGCGCGGCGACGACGTCACGGTGAAGGACCTGAACGTGCGGCTCGGATCCGGACGGCTCATCGCCTCCGGTGAATGGAACCCGCGCCTCGACGGCACGTTCCAGGGGCAGTTCACCGGTGACTTCCAGGACGCCATCCGCATGGGCCGCGCCTTCGGCGTGCCGGTTACCTTCGATGGGACCGGCGCCATGAACGTTGACCTGCGGTCGAACGGCACCCGGGCCGGCACCTCGACCACGTTGACGCTGAAGAACGGCACCTTCAACTGGGGCGGCGGATCGCCGGTGGTCACCAACCTCAACGTCGAGGGCGCGCTGCGGGGCGAGTCGCTCACGGTGTCTCGCATCACCGGCGATGTGGCCAGCGGCGGGGTGGTGGGGAGCTTCTCGGCTTCCGCCAGGGCGGCGGTGCCCGTCCTCGACCTCTCGGCCATTGCCGGCGAGCTGACCGTGGATGCCGCGAAGTTCACCTTTTCAGGTATTCCGGTGGAGCAGCAGCGGCCGTCCCGCGTCGAGTTTGCGCGCGGCGCGCTGGCGGTGGCCGACGTGTCGTGGACGGTGGCGAACAACCCGTTCGCAATTGATGGTTCCGTGGGCTTTGCCGCCGAGGACCCGCCGCTCAACCTGTCGGTGCAGGGCCTGGTCGACCTGCGTGTGCTGTCGGCCTTCATCAGCACGCTGGGGTTCGACGGCAACGCCAATGTGACCGCGTTGATTGAGGGCACGATGTCGCGACCCTTGCTCGACGGCGAGGTGATGCTGCAGGACGCGGAGATTGCGGTGGCCGATCCGCGACTGACCCTCTCGGAACTGAACGGCCCCATCCTGCTCGACGGCCAGCGCGTGGTGTTCGACGGCGTTCGCGGTCTCGCCAACGGCGGCGCCATTGCACTCGACGGCACGCTGCTATTGGAGGGCCTGGCGGTGGTGGATGGCGACGTCAGCATCCAGGCGCAGGGTGTCGCGATCGAGCTGGTGCGAGGGCTCCGCAGCGAGGTCGATGCCCTGGTGACCTACCGGCCCGACCCGAAGGCCCCGTCCATCACCGGCGACATCCGCGTGCTGCAGAGTTCCTACACCGACACAATTACCCTCGCCGCCCTGGCGCGGCGCGCCACGCTCCCGGTGTCGCCCACCGTGCAACGGCCGTATCTGGATCGAATCCACCTGAACCTGGCCGTGACGACGGCTGACGATGTGATCGTGGACAACAACTACGGGCGCTTCGAAGCCGGCGCCAACGTCCGCATCGTCGGCACCGTGGCGGCGCCGGGCATGGACGGCCGCATCACGCTTCGCGAAGGCGGCGAGATCTTCCTGGGCGGCCGCACCTTCCGCATCACGCGCGGCGACATTTCGTTCGCGGACCTTCGCCGCGTCCGCCCGGAGTTCAACATCGCGGCGGCGGCCCGCCTTGGCGGCGAGGACGTCACCATGACCCTCACCGGCACGCTCGAGCGGCCGTCGATCGACCTGACCTCGGAAGGGGGCTCGCGGACGCCGGACGATCTCGCCGCCTTGATCGTGGGCGAGACCAACACCGAAACGGCGGTGGCGCTGCTGTCGGCCGACCTGCTCGGCGTGACCGGCCGCGCCCTCGGCCTGGATACCTTCCGCGTCGAACGCGGCGCCTTCGAAGACCGCGACTTCCGCGACGATCCGACGCTTGTCGGCATCAACCGCACGGACCCGACCACGCGCCTCACGCTGGCCAAACGGTTGAGCGACCAGGTCGAGTTCGCGGTCTCGCAGAACCTGCGCGAGAGCGGCAAGACGACGGTCATCGTCAGCTACTTCCCGACCCGTACCATCGAAGTGCGGGCGCTGTCGCGTGACAACGCCACGGCCAGCCTCGGCATCCGGCACCAGGTTGATTTCGGGGGAGGCCCCAGCCATTCGCCGGCGGAACGCCGCGTGCGGCCCGAGGTGTCGGCCATCACGTTTACGGGCGTGACGCCGGCCGTCGAGCAGGAAGTGCGCGGGCAGATCTCGCTCGATCCAGGGGACGATTTCGACTTCCTGGTGCTGCAACGCGATGTTGACCGCCTGCGCGACCACTTCAAGGCACAAGGCTACTTCGAGGCGCGGATCCGGACCCACCGGGTCGAGGAGCCGCAGGCCAACACGGTGGCGCTTGAGTACCGCATCGATCGGGGCCCGCGCACCATGCTGGAGATTACCGGGACGACGGTGCCGCCGGACGTGGTGAGCGAGCTCGAGGAGGCCTGGCATCGCAACGCGTTCGACCAGTTCCTGATCGACGACCTCACGCATCGGGTGCGGCGCTTCCTGGTCGGCACCAACGAATTGGGAAGTGTCGTGGTCGGCACCGTCGATCGGCCGGCGCCAGGCACCAAGCGGCTGCGCATCGAGGTGACCGCGGGTGTGTCGGTGAGCGGCCGCGAGATTCGCTTCATCGGCAACCGGGAGATGGCCGGCGATCGCCTGCTCGGCGAGATTGTCGCGGAAGGCCTCGAAGTGGAGGCGTGGCTCGATCGCCGCGTGGTCGAGCGGAAGCTGCTCGTCGTCTACAACGAAGCGGGCTTCCTCAAGGCCCGGGTTGACGGCGGCCCGCTGACCATCGACGGCGAGGTTGGCGTGCTGCCGATCACCATTGTCGAAGGTCCGCGCGCGCAGGTGAGCGACCTCCGGTTTGCCGGGGTCCCCGCCGCCCGGTTGCCGATGGTGCAGAAGGCCGCGGACCTGCAGCCGCCGGTACCCTACCTCGCGACCGTGGTCAACGACGCCCGCGTCCGGGTCGAGCGGCAGTATCGCCATCTCGGCTTCAACGCCGCCGACGTCGAGATCGTGCCCACCGTTGCGGACGACGACACGGTCGCCCTGACGTTCGCCATCACCGAAGGGCCGCAACAGGTTCTGCGGGACGTGGAGACCAGCGGGCTCGAGGTCACGCGTGGCCATGTGCTGACCGAGGCGCTGCGCTTCGAACTGGGCAAGCCCGTGGACCCCGACGAATGGGCGCTGGCGCGGAAGCGGCTCTACGACACCAACGTGTTCCGCATCGTCGACATCCAGGCGGTGCCGGCCGGCGAGCCCGTGAACGGCGTGCAGCCGGTGACCGCCCGGGTCGCGGTGGAGGAGTTCCCGACGTGGACGTTCCGCTACGGCCTGCAGCTCGAAAGCGAGCGCCAGGCCGAGCTTGACGAGTTCACGAGCACGCGCAACGGCGGCATCGTCGTTGAACTCAAGAACCCAAACCTGTTCGGCCGCGCGCTCACGCTCGGTGCGTTCGGCATGTATCAGTACGACCGCAACGACGCGTCGTTGTTTCTGGCCACCTCGCGGCTGTTCGGCTGGCGGGCGCGCTCGACCCTGTATGGCTACTTGTCACGCGACCGTCTCCGCGACGACGCCGGCACCGAGGTTCTGGCCATCGCCGCTCGTCAGGGCATCAGCGCCGATCAGCGGTGGCGGATGCGCGGCGCGCAGATTGTGTATGGCTACCGGTTCGAGCGCGGCCGCACCTACGACCCGGATCCCGGCAACGATCCCCTGCCGCTCGACTTCGTGTCGAACCTGGCCGCGTTTACCGTGGCCGGGTTGATCGATCGCCGAGACGACCCGCTCAACTCGCGCACGGGCACGTTCACGTCGCTGTCATTCGAGCAGGCGTCGACGTGGCTGGGATCCGACGTCAGCAACCGCAAGGTCCTGGCCCAGCAGTACGCCTTCTTCCCGGTTGGCGGCATCGTGCTGGCATCGCGCGTGCAGGTCGGCAAGAAGTTCGGCGCCGACGACCTCCTGCCGAACGACCGCTTCCGCGCCGGCGGCGCCACCACCGTGCGCGGCTACGGCGAGGACGGCCTCGGCCCGCGCGACTTCGTCGGCCTGCCGGCCGGCGGCGAGATGTTGCTGGTGCTCAACCAGGAGGCCCGCTTCCCGATCTACCGGTTCGTGCACGGCGTCGGCTTTGTCGACGCGGGCAGCGTGGCGGGGAAGGACGAGACGATCGGCTGGCGCTCGCTGAAGGTCGGATACGGCGTGGGCGTGCGCTTCGTCACGCCAGTGGGCCTGCTCCGCGTCGACTTCGGCATCCCCAACTCGCGGGTGTCCACGCTCTCATCCCGCGAGCCCAACAGCCTCCGTGGAGGCCGTTGGTACTTCGGGATTGGGCATATCTTCTAG
- a CDS encoding tetratricopeptide repeat protein — translation MWIVPGTAGIATAAEQRPEIQRLFQSGDYEQVVEAAQDADPASTYLAAQALLKLDRTDQAVSTFARLGASGPAWRLIAESGEALAANDARRAVDLARKATEADGDNPFAFYQLGLAASKAGDWGTAGTALTGAIVRKPDFAYAHYYGALVHQRQRQLPQAAEHFEAFLRLAPEAPERQAVQAIMRSLK, via the coding sequence GTGTGGATTGTGCCCGGCACCGCGGGAATTGCCACGGCCGCGGAGCAGCGGCCCGAGATTCAGCGCCTGTTCCAGTCGGGCGACTACGAGCAGGTGGTCGAGGCCGCGCAAGACGCGGACCCGGCGTCCACTTACCTTGCGGCGCAGGCGCTGCTCAAGCTCGACCGCACCGACCAGGCCGTCTCGACGTTCGCTCGGCTGGGCGCCAGCGGTCCGGCCTGGCGCCTGATCGCCGAGTCAGGTGAGGCGCTCGCCGCCAACGACGCCCGCCGCGCGGTGGATCTCGCTCGCAAGGCCACCGAGGCTGACGGCGACAACCCGTTCGCGTTCTATCAGCTGGGCCTCGCGGCCAGCAAAGCCGGCGATTGGGGCACGGCGGGGACCGCGTTGACCGGGGCCATTGTGCGCAAGCCCGACTTCGCCTACGCGCACTACTACGGCGCCCTGGTGCACCAGCGCCAGCGTCAGCTGCCGCAGGCGGCCGAACACTTCGAAGCCTTCCTGCGCCTCGCGCCCGAAGCGCCCGAGCGCCAGGCCGTGCAGGCGATCATGCGGTCGCTGAAGTAA
- a CDS encoding NYN domain-containing protein: MSSDQRLKIAVFIDFDNVEIGVKTTLGLQFDIGAVLEAIKERGEVITKVAYGDWKRSGDYGRAMAQHAVRLVQRVMTPGGDKNGADINLALDALEMAFTHSHINAFVIVGGDSDFITLVEKLKQYDRKVFVVGGRAFTSQVMQKNCTEFIAYENIVPDRRPSHPRPERGSSERPRTQSSGTQPIEQSVALVKRALKVLADREVSPQLGLLKSTLLQLDSSFSERDYGVGSFRDFADKLAQQGIVTLKHQGRSTLVELNDGETPAVEPAAPSAPPSPTLVANSSADAISASREAGRRAARELLEQADSAHGAVDPGDEETRPAPTEPASLGDGVALVRRLLGEAATQPRWPMYPRQFKQFLKAAQPDFDERRYGTIADLMRACQKDGILRLERDRQGGLRVFANGATARATVPHGWGLVVNNTVEAVDIVEPSALVEPLPPTIAEPIAMPEEVEAAVVEAAPKAKRPARAKKTAAPAAKAAKKKAAPRKKKV; encoded by the coding sequence ATGTCCTCAGATCAAAGACTCAAGATTGCCGTATTCATCGACTTCGACAACGTCGAGATTGGCGTCAAGACCACGCTCGGCCTCCAGTTCGACATCGGCGCCGTGCTCGAAGCCATCAAGGAACGCGGTGAAGTGATCACCAAGGTCGCCTACGGCGACTGGAAGCGATCGGGCGATTACGGCCGCGCCATGGCGCAACACGCCGTGCGCCTGGTGCAGCGCGTGATGACGCCCGGCGGCGACAAGAACGGCGCCGACATCAACCTCGCCCTCGACGCCCTCGAGATGGCCTTCACCCACTCCCACATCAACGCCTTCGTCATCGTCGGCGGCGACAGCGACTTCATCACCCTGGTTGAAAAGCTCAAGCAGTACGACCGCAAGGTGTTCGTGGTCGGCGGCCGCGCCTTCACCAGCCAGGTGATGCAGAAGAACTGCACCGAGTTCATCGCCTACGAAAACATCGTGCCGGATCGCCGGCCGAGCCACCCGCGGCCGGAGCGCGGCAGCAGCGAGCGGCCCCGCACCCAGAGCAGCGGGACCCAGCCCATCGAGCAGTCGGTGGCACTGGTCAAGCGTGCGCTCAAGGTGCTGGCCGACCGCGAGGTCTCGCCGCAGCTCGGGCTGCTCAAGAGCACGCTGCTCCAGCTCGACTCGTCGTTCTCGGAACGCGACTACGGCGTCGGCAGCTTCCGCGACTTTGCCGACAAGCTGGCGCAGCAGGGCATCGTCACGTTGAAGCACCAGGGCCGCAGCACGCTGGTGGAACTGAACGACGGCGAGACGCCGGCCGTGGAACCGGCGGCGCCCTCGGCGCCTCCGTCGCCGACCCTCGTCGCCAATTCGTCGGCCGACGCGATCTCGGCTTCGCGTGAGGCCGGCCGTCGCGCCGCGCGCGAACTGCTCGAGCAGGCAGACTCGGCCCACGGTGCCGTGGACCCCGGCGACGAAGAAACCCGTCCCGCCCCAACCGAGCCGGCATCGCTCGGCGACGGCGTTGCCCTGGTGCGCCGGCTGTTGGGCGAGGCGGCCACGCAGCCGCGCTGGCCGATGTATCCGCGCCAGTTCAAGCAGTTCCTGAAAGCGGCGCAGCCCGACTTCGACGAACGCCGCTACGGCACGATCGCCGACCTGATGCGCGCCTGCCAGAAGGACGGCATCCTGCGCCTCGAACGGGATCGGCAGGGCGGCCTGCGCGTGTTTGCCAACGGCGCCACCGCGCGCGCCACGGTCCCGCACGGCTGGGGCCTCGTCGTGAACAACACGGTCGAAGCGGTTGACATCGTCGAACCGTCGGCCCTGGTCGAGCCGCTGCCGCCGACCATTGCCGAACCGATCGCCATGCCCGAGGAAGTCGAGGCGGCGGTGGTTGAAGCCGCGCCGAAGGCCAAGCGGCCCGCGCGCGCGAAGAAGACGGCGGCTCCCGCGGCCAAGGCCGCGAAGAAGAAGGCCGCTCCGCGCAAGAAGAAGGTCTAA
- a CDS encoding DNA topoisomerase IV subunit B, with the protein MATSYTAKDITVLEGLEPVRKRPGMYTGGVGSTGLHHLVWETLDNSIDEAMNGHASNIRVTLHRDGSSITVEDDGRGIPVDVHPKTKKSALEVIFTVLHAGGKFETGNYKTAGGLHGVGASVVNALSRELVATVRRDGHQYEMTFRQGKPQGSLKKVGPARGSGTTVFFRPDPQIFPKVEFEAALIRERLEIASYLHRGVKVTFEDETTGQKDVYQHEEGLVDYLKKIVAGRNAKPVHEAPFTLEKEGSTKIELVLQWTEATDENLRSYVNGIPTGSGGTHENGFRAGLGKAVRNYIDTHNLSPKGVTLSAEDIREGLTGILSVFIQEPQFQGQTKDRLNNPEVMSAVDGLVRPGLEHWLNNNQSIAESIVARIILSARAREASRAAASEVVRKGPTAGRVNLPGKLADCTNPGSITSELFVVEGDSAGGSAKQGRDRARQAILPLRGKVLNTEGVSTAKVLENKELSDLVTALGCGVGKNFDLSRMRYGKVIILADADSDGHHIATLLLTFIFRHLPQLMSAGRVYLAQPPLYRIDIGKETFWALDELQKEQILKTKTGRAHPEITRFKGLGEMMPKVLWETTLNPRTRRLLKVEVVDQLVTDRVINELMGKDASARFRFIMDRAEDAVELDV; encoded by the coding sequence GTGGCAACCTCCTACACAGCTAAAGACATCACCGTTCTCGAAGGGCTCGAGCCCGTTCGCAAGCGCCCCGGCATGTACACCGGCGGCGTCGGCAGCACCGGTCTCCATCACCTCGTCTGGGAAACGCTCGACAACTCGATCGACGAGGCCATGAACGGCCACGCCTCGAACATCCGCGTGACCCTTCACAGGGACGGCTCGTCGATCACCGTCGAAGACGATGGCCGCGGCATTCCGGTGGACGTGCACCCCAAGACGAAGAAGAGCGCGCTGGAGGTGATCTTCACCGTGCTCCACGCCGGCGGCAAGTTCGAGACCGGCAACTACAAGACGGCCGGCGGCCTGCACGGCGTCGGCGCCAGCGTCGTCAACGCGCTGTCGCGAGAGCTGGTGGCCACCGTCCGCCGCGACGGCCACCAGTACGAGATGACCTTCAGGCAGGGCAAGCCGCAAGGCAGCCTGAAAAAGGTCGGCCCGGCGCGCGGCAGCGGCACCACCGTGTTCTTCAGACCCGACCCGCAAATCTTCCCGAAGGTCGAGTTCGAGGCGGCGCTGATTCGCGAGCGCCTGGAGATCGCCAGCTACCTCCATCGCGGCGTGAAGGTCACCTTCGAGGACGAGACGACCGGCCAGAAGGACGTCTACCAGCACGAAGAGGGGCTGGTTGACTACCTCAAGAAGATCGTCGCCGGCAGGAACGCGAAGCCGGTGCACGAAGCGCCGTTCACGCTCGAGAAGGAGGGCAGCACGAAGATCGAACTTGTGCTGCAGTGGACCGAGGCGACCGACGAGAACCTCCGCAGCTACGTCAACGGCATCCCGACCGGCTCCGGCGGCACGCACGAGAACGGCTTTCGCGCCGGGCTGGGCAAGGCGGTGCGCAACTACATCGACACGCACAACCTGTCGCCGAAAGGCGTGACGCTCAGCGCCGAAGACATCCGCGAGGGCCTCACCGGCATTCTCTCGGTGTTCATTCAGGAGCCGCAGTTCCAGGGCCAGACCAAAGATCGGCTGAACAACCCCGAGGTGATGTCGGCGGTTGACGGCCTCGTCCGCCCCGGGCTCGAGCACTGGCTGAACAACAACCAGTCGATCGCCGAGTCGATCGTGGCGCGCATCATCCTGTCGGCGCGCGCCCGCGAGGCGAGCCGCGCGGCGGCGTCGGAAGTGGTCCGCAAGGGCCCGACCGCCGGGCGCGTCAATCTGCCGGGTAAGCTGGCCGATTGCACCAACCCGGGATCGATCACGAGCGAGCTGTTCGTTGTCGAAGGCGACTCGGCCGGCGGCTCGGCGAAGCAGGGCCGCGACCGCGCCCGCCAGGCCATCCTGCCGCTGCGCGGCAAGGTGCTGAACACCGAAGGGGTGTCAACCGCGAAGGTCCTGGAGAACAAGGAGCTGTCGGACCTGGTCACGGCGCTCGGCTGCGGGGTCGGCAAGAACTTCGACCTGAGCCGGATGCGCTACGGCAAGGTGATCATCCTGGCCGACGCCGACTCCGACGGCCACCACATTGCCACTCTGCTGCTCACCTTCATCTTCCGGCACCTGCCGCAGTTGATGTCGGCCGGCCGCGTCTACCTGGCGCAGCCGCCGCTCTACCGCATCGACATCGGCAAGGAGACGTTCTGGGCCCTGGATGAACTGCAGAAGGAACAGATTCTCAAGACCAAGACCGGGCGCGCCCACCCCGAGATCACCCGGTTCAAGGGCCTGGGCGAGATGATGCCGAAGGTGCTGTGGGAAACCACGCTCAACCCCCGGACCCGCCGGCTGCTGAAGGTGGAGGTCGTCGATCAGCTGGTGACCGACCGCGTGATCAACGAACTGATGGGTAAGGACGCTTCGGCCCGCTTTCGCTTCATC